From the genome of uncultured Methanobacterium sp.:
TATAAAGTTATAATCATTAAATGTAATAACTAATTTATATTAATACTTTATTATTCCTTTAGCTTAAATATTGTTTTTAGAGTGCCATATTGTTTTGATTTAAGACTTAAATATAGAATAGTATTAATATAAGATGTGCATAATAATTTCATTAGTAATTATACCAAGAGGGGATCTAAATTCAAAAAATGTATAAACAGATCTATTTATCCATAATATCAATTGCAGTTATTTTTATTTGTTTTAGTAATGTTACTGCAGTAAATGCCACCAATGTGACTGTAGACCAAATAAACAACGCATCTGGTAACGTGCAAACGTACATTGAAACAAATCACGCCATTCCAACAAGTATTAATGTATCTGGAAATCAAGTGACTAGCTCACAATTCTTAAAACTTCAATCTCAAGCTTTGCTAAACATTAATGCAAGTACAAACACCTCAATTCCAATAGGAACCTATGGAAGCGCCGGAAGTCCTCAAGAGTATCTTGCCACCAGTATGAACATCAACCAAACAGAATATCTCAGCATGGCGAGCAGAACAAACAATTTTATGAACACCAATGGAGTGGTACCGAATTATGTATCTATAACTAGCGCTCCTGGAAACTATGTACGCCCAGAAACATTGCTATACATTTATTCCCAAATTTTAAACTCTTACCAAAATACAGGAATTCTGCCGGATTTTGTCACAGTTAATAAATGGACAGTGATTTCCAATACAAACACAGTATTCTTTACAACAGATCAAATAAATAATGCTTCGAGTTCTGTGAAAAGTTATGTAGAGACTAATCATGGACTACCTAGTTATGTTACTATTTCTTCAAAACAAGTCACCATGGCACAGTTCCTAAAACTTGAAACCTTAGCTGTTTTATACATTAATGGAAATTTAAATTCCAAAATAGCTTATATTAACTTTGGAAGCGCAACTAACCCTCTTGAAAATATAACAACCAGTGTTAGTATAAATATGACAGATTATGTGGATTTAGCGAATAAAGTTAACACTTTCATGAACTCTAATGTAGTAGCGCCAAATTATGGAACAATAAACACACCACAATACACATATTCCCCTACAAGCCGTATAAGATTCGAAACATTAGTTTACACATATGCTCAAATACTGAACTCCTACAAAATAACTGGAGTTCTACCAGATTTTATTATAATTAACCAGTGGTCCGTGGTATCTAATGCAAGTACCGTATTCATATCTATTGATGATATTAACAATGCATCCAGCACTGTAAAGACATACATCGAAACTAATCACCAATTACCAGCAAATGTTAACATATCGAACAGACAAGTAAACATGGCACAGTTCCTAAAACTCGCAACCATGTCCATATTAAACATTAAAGGAAATGCATATGTTCCAATAGCTCTTGGTTATTATACAAATCCCACATATCCTCAAGAAAACGCAACGGATGGACTAATTTATGATTTGGATTATATAGAGATTGCAAATAGGATTATTCCATATATGAATACATATAGCATAGCACCAAACTATGCTAATCTAAAAAATGCTACTGGAGACATGAACGTTACTGGACGTTACATACGTTTTGAATCTTTAGTTTATATGTATGCTCAAGTTCTAGATCTCTACAATTCATCAAAGGTCTTACCAGAAAAAGTTTCATTTACACCATGGATAGCAGTTTCAAATCCCGGAAAGGTTTATAATTTTAGAAGTCGAGAATTCTTTGATACAATACAAGCTGCTATTAACGACACTGATACCATAAACGGTGACATTATAACACTAGGAAATAAAACATTTTCAGAAAATGTCATTGTTAACAAATCACTTATTATAAGACCATTATCGGAATATGTAACTGTTCAAGCAGAGAATCACAACCTCCCCGTCTTTATCATTAATAATGCAGGTAGTGGTTCTGAAATTCAATATCTCATTATCAAAGGATTTGGAAACAGTACCGGAATTTACATTATCAATTCAAGTAACAACACAATTTCCAATAATAATATAACAACAAATAAAAATGGAATAATAATCGAAAATTCCAACAACAATCTAATAAATTACAATTCAATTACAAACAATACTGAAAATGGATTATATCTCCTAAATGGGAACAATCACTCTCTTTCAGATAATAACATATCTAATAATAATCTAAACGGGATTTTAGTAAATTCAATATCACAATCTCAGATCTCTCGAAACGTAATAGTTTCAAATCTCTACGATGGCATATCTATTTATAACTCTTCCCCAACGGTTAATTTTAATAGTATAACTGGAAATTTAAGATATGGACTTTATAAGGAAGGTAACGGAACCGTTGATGCTACAAATAACTGGTGGGGTTCAAATAACCCCCTAATATCGCTTAATGGCCCTAGTGATATAGCAGGAGAAAACATAAACAGCACCTCATGGCTAGTAATGAATGTAACTAGTTCATGTGACCGTTCAAACCGCACAGGATCTTGTTATAACTACATAATTACGGCAGATATAACTCATAATAACCAAGGGGACGACACATCTAAAACTAACAACATCCCAAATGGTATCCCCATATACTTTAACACAAGCTTAGGAACAATAAGCAACTCTACATCTACAAGCAGAGGTAAAGCTGTACTCAGACTAACTAACACATCTGCAGGATTAGCAAATGTCACTGCCGTCTTGAATAACCAGACTATCAGTTTACCCGTTAATTTGACAAGTGTAGATGTCCTTGGAGTATACAATAACAGAACTAATCAATGGTTCAATACTATACAAGACGCAATAAATGACACTAACACATTAGATGGGGACACTATAACATTACATGAAGGAACCTACACTGAAAACATAATAATAAGTAAAAAAATTACCCTCAAACCATTTACAGGAGAGAATGTAATTATCCAAGCCTCCGAACCTGATGGGGATCTAAGTGTAATTATTATAACAAGTGAAGGAAGCGGTTCTACAATTCAAAATTTGAACATTATTGGAAACGGTGATTCATGCGGCATAGATTTAACTTCAGCTAATAACTGCCAAATAAATGGAAACACAATAAAAGACAACAATTGCGGAATATCATTCTCAATGTCCAATAACAATACCATATCGGGAAATAATTTTAAAAACAATTTTTATGGTATGACACTTTACTCTTCAAAAAATACAACAATAACAGGTAACACCTTAACAAATAGTTTTTATGGAATTTATCTGCATAATTCAACTGATAATGGGATATCTGGAAATATTGTTGGACAAAATTGGGTAGGTGTCTATCTTTATCAAACAAACAATACAAACATCCTTGAGAATAATATTACTGATAATGGCTGTGGAATCTGTTGCTACGATTCAAATAATAACTCTATAAATGTAAATAACTTTACAAATAACTGGGTCATTGATAAATCTAACTTGAATTCCAGTGAAATAATTCTAGCAACTACAGTCTATACTTGTGGCCCTGCAGCTTTGGCAACTGTACTAAAACACATGGGACTTAATGTAACTGAAGAAGAGCTTATAAATCTAGCTGGAACTGATGAAACTGGAACATCAATTAATGGTATGGCACAAGCAGCCCAGAATAAAGGTTTAAATGCCTCAGGATATAAATTAAATACAGATCAGCTTCGAAATGACTATATTATTGTTTTAAATATTGGTGGAAATTATCATTACAATATTTTTAGAAATATAACCAATAACACGGTTTATCTTATGGATCCCAATATTGGTTGCATTGAAATGAACCTAACCAAGTTCAACGAATTATACACAGGATGTGCATTGGTTATATTCAATGGCACAATCCAAATAAATGGAACATTATTAACATATCAAGAAATGCAAATTAAAGCTACTTTTTTTAGAAGTTTCTATCGAAATTGGGGACGTATTTTTGATTATGTTCATGTAGGCAGCTCTCATGAACGTTCATATTATTATACTGGAGGTTGGGTTTTAGGATGGCATACTGTCACAGGAAGATATACAGTATATGGATATCATTCACATAGTTATTATGTTAGAGGTCGAAGGTACACATATTCCCATAAAGGATATTACAGCATTTATGGACCATATCGTACCTTTGGATGGCATTGGGGCACAGTAAGATATTATTATAACGGTTATGAATTCTGAAAATATTTTTAAGTTATTTGATCTTATCTGTATACAACTAATGAACAAATACAAAGGTATAAGATAAAAGGGAATATTATTATATAGAATACTTAACGCAGTAAAGAGAAGAGGCATAACATGGAAAGACTGAGTAAAATTCTTGCAGTATTGCTAATTATTGTGTCGGCATCGTTTGCTTATGTTTTAATTTTTGGATTGTCTTTTGAAGGTAGTGAGGCTGATTTCTATGTAACTCCAGTCACAGGAGCTGAAAACATCTCCACATATAAAAATTCATGCTCTGAACTTAACATACCAACAATATTTGATTATAACGCTTTAAATGGCCAAATGGTAAAAGTAACAGGTCAAATATCTAATAAAACAGAATATTTTCAATTTGACAAAACACGAACAACTTTAATAATTAAAGTTCCTAGGATTTCAAATCCTTATCCTGCACCGTACATTCTTGCATCATACTCTGGCACCATACCATATAATATAAATGATACAATAACAGTTTACGGGCAATACTTATACCCTGCTGGCGTGGATTCACCTCCAGAATTAGCCAACAAAGGTTTAATAGAAATAAAGGCAGGATACATTGAAAAATCCTAACAAAACATTTAAAAAATATTATATCTCTTCTTTTTTTCTTTAAATATCAAAAAAAATCCCCCTACACAAAAATAATATCTGCATAGGGGAATTACCAAATTGCTCCACTGGTAAAAATGAAATATTCCTTTTTTATTTACTCCCAGATTATGTGCAAACTTTTAACTCCTGTTTTCAAGTTAATAGCATCAATTACACACTGATCCTCTTCCCATTTTTCGGATTCTTCAACCCAGTATGGATCATTGATCCGGGAGTAACCTGTTTTGAATCCAACATATGGGACGTAGTGACCTACTTGGCTGTTGGCCCAGCTGAATCCTTTTTCAATTACATGGAGACAGACGGGTATTCCTTTTTTAACGTATTCTTTGATGCCACTTATTCCTCCAACATCGCTGAGATACTTATTTTCATATTTGAAGTTGCGTCCGAATTTTTTATTCACATAATCCACGGCTACTTTGATCTGACTTGGACTGGTCCCACTGCAACCATATCCTGATGTCTTAGTATCTGATGTTCCCATGGCCGTGGCCAGTTGCTGTTCAGTAACCGGGACCCCATAGTAACTGAAGATCATGAAGAGAGTGGATGGGCAGCAACGACATTTATCATCTTGACGGTCATGAGGAACGTTCAAACG
Proteins encoded in this window:
- a CDS encoding NosD domain-containing protein, which codes for MYKQIYLSIISIAVIFICFSNVTAVNATNVTVDQINNASGNVQTYIETNHAIPTSINVSGNQVTSSQFLKLQSQALLNINASTNTSIPIGTYGSAGSPQEYLATSMNINQTEYLSMASRTNNFMNTNGVVPNYVSITSAPGNYVRPETLLYIYSQILNSYQNTGILPDFVTVNKWTVISNTNTVFFTTDQINNASSSVKSYVETNHGLPSYVTISSKQVTMAQFLKLETLAVLYINGNLNSKIAYINFGSATNPLENITTSVSINMTDYVDLANKVNTFMNSNVVAPNYGTINTPQYTYSPTSRIRFETLVYTYAQILNSYKITGVLPDFIIINQWSVVSNASTVFISIDDINNASSTVKTYIETNHQLPANVNISNRQVNMAQFLKLATMSILNIKGNAYVPIALGYYTNPTYPQENATDGLIYDLDYIEIANRIIPYMNTYSIAPNYANLKNATGDMNVTGRYIRFESLVYMYAQVLDLYNSSKVLPEKVSFTPWIAVSNPGKVYNFRSREFFDTIQAAINDTDTINGDIITLGNKTFSENVIVNKSLIIRPLSEYVTVQAENHNLPVFIINNAGSGSEIQYLIIKGFGNSTGIYIINSSNNTISNNNITTNKNGIIIENSNNNLINYNSITNNTENGLYLLNGNNHSLSDNNISNNNLNGILVNSISQSQISRNVIVSNLYDGISIYNSSPTVNFNSITGNLRYGLYKEGNGTVDATNNWWGSNNPLISLNGPSDIAGENINSTSWLVMNVTSSCDRSNRTGSCYNYIITADITHNNQGDDTSKTNNIPNGIPIYFNTSLGTISNSTSTSRGKAVLRLTNTSAGLANVTAVLNNQTISLPVNLTSVDVLGVYNNRTNQWFNTIQDAINDTNTLDGDTITLHEGTYTENIIISKKITLKPFTGENVIIQASEPDGDLSVIIITSEGSGSTIQNLNIIGNGDSCGIDLTSANNCQINGNTIKDNNCGISFSMSNNNTISGNNFKNNFYGMTLYSSKNTTITGNTLTNSFYGIYLHNSTDNGISGNIVGQNWVGVYLYQTNNTNILENNITDNGCGICCYDSNNNSINVNNFTNNWVIDKSNLNSSEIILATTVYTCGPAALATVLKHMGLNVTEEELINLAGTDETGTSINGMAQAAQNKGLNASGYKLNTDQLRNDYIIVLNIGGNYHYNIFRNITNNTVYLMDPNIGCIEMNLTKFNELYTGCALVIFNGTIQINGTLLTYQEMQIKATFFRSFYRNWGRIFDYVHVGSSHERSYYYTGGWVLGWHTVTGRYTVYGYHSHSYYVRGRRYTYSHKGYYSIYGPYRTFGWHWGTVRYYYNGYEF
- a CDS encoding C39 family peptidase; translated protein: MTSFELKDILNTSEGVKNSVEIYNRLDNTANVAGQSILMSQYLDLAVRAVQNLDKNIKDPLELRGVNMALNTLENLTSGNFYKNDYLDMAKRIQKHAEENARIPGYGLCGLGNIPWQTLVYAYARILNWYKNEGYLPNYAFIKKWTGSPPVTVQGQEVRLNVPHDRQDDKCRCCPSTLFMIFSYYGVPVTEQQLATAMGTSDTKTSGYGCSGTSPSQIKVAVDYVNKKFGRNFKYENKYLSDVGGISGIKEYVKKGIPVCLHVIEKGFSWANSQVGHYVPYVGFKTGYSRINDPYWVEESEKWEEDQCVIDAINLKTGVKSLHIIWE